From one Paenibacillus terrae HPL-003 genomic stretch:
- a CDS encoding barstar family protein, translating to MKYRFAIIDDESGHMLGFCKNVICLTSEATVETYEKITFEKFIFNEEFIKNMTATKQSLYNLQIAVLNDEEEVIGSYHCYLPEPFEIQKLNDIKREVNLELLGVLDTKLSPVELRLWDLLRRKHKLVRNKWKEFSEEERLGWLNVVRIHSMYNKSSKQDKQGEIYTIDGEYVSDFLSFFIALGEAINEPGGYYGFNLSSLKDCLCGGFGAIAPFTINWRSPHYFLKKNQEETVPEGMNSVSSSQQYFMELLTILVSGSVTVSFSLN from the coding sequence ATGAAGTATAGATTTGCAATCATTGATGATGAAAGTGGGCACATGCTTGGTTTTTGTAAGAATGTAATTTGTTTAACGAGTGAGGCAACTGTTGAAACGTATGAAAAAATAACTTTTGAGAAATTTATATTTAATGAAGAATTCATAAAAAATATGACTGCCACAAAACAATCCTTATACAATTTGCAGATTGCTGTTTTAAATGACGAAGAGGAGGTGATTGGAAGTTATCATTGTTATCTGCCGGAACCATTTGAAATTCAAAAACTTAATGACATTAAAAGAGAAGTGAATCTTGAACTTTTGGGGGTACTTGATACAAAGCTATCACCTGTCGAATTAAGATTATGGGACTTGTTAAGGAGGAAACATAAGCTTGTAAGAAATAAATGGAAAGAGTTCTCCGAAGAAGAGCGCTTAGGATGGTTAAACGTAGTTAGAATACATTCCATGTATAATAAATCATCAAAGCAAGACAAGCAAGGAGAAATTTATACTATAGATGGAGAATATGTATCAGATTTCCTATCCTTTTTTATAGCATTAGGTGAAGCGATCAACGAACCTGGAGGCTACTATGGATTTAATTTATCTAGTTTAAAAGACTGCCTGTGTGGAGGTTTTGGAGCAATAGCGCCTTTCACAATTAATTGGAGAAGCCCACACTACTTTTTGAAAAAAAATCAGGAGGAAACAGTTCCAGAAGGGATGAACTCTGTTTCCTCATCCCAACAATATTTTATGGAATTATTAACGATTTTGGTTTCAGGCAGTGTTACTGTGAGTTTTTCCTTAAATTGA